Proteins from a genomic interval of Macadamia integrifolia cultivar HAES 741 unplaced genomic scaffold, SCU_Mint_v3 scaffold_130A, whole genome shotgun sequence:
- the LOC122070847 gene encoding ARS-binding protein 1-like isoform X1, with protein MEIVNHRIASSTMDVAVRIALCKKKADEPNLTQSDLLKWLQDVYNIKVTQSTISNTLKKSRELLDKDIGRPCPTMDYRIRIALCKKKAEEPNLTQHDLLKWLHEVYNIKVTQGTISNTLKRSKELLEQENHPPNLNVKRQKAVKYPMMKQALYEWFVSYENEVDLNGELIKQKAKDFLFKFYPDAKAFEFSNGWLQSFKKRHGIKLFRKRKERGSLDMVQLETELPRIHEVLDQYNWDDIYNMDQTGLFYRMQADSLLATKQLEGRKAIRERITVVAC; from the exons ATGGAAATCGTCAACCATAGAATTGCATCATCAACTATGGATGTTGCGGTTCGGATTGCCTTATGCAAGAAGAAGGCTGATGAACCAAATCTTACTCAATCTGATCTTCTGAAATGGCTTCAAGATGTTTACAATATAAAGGTGACCCAAAGTACAATTTCCAATACTCTTAAAAAATCAAGGGAGCTTTTAGACAAAGACATTGGTCGTCCATGTCCAACTATGGATTACAGGATTCGGATCGCCTTGTGCAAGAAGAAAGCTGAAGAACCGAATCTTACCCAACATGACCTTCTTAAGTGGCTCCATGAAGTGTACAATATCAAGGTCACCCAAGGTACAATTTCTAATACTCTTAAGAGGTCAAAAGAGCTTTTAGAGCAAGAAAATCATCCCCCAAACCTTAATGTTAAACGTCAGAAAGCTGTTAAGTATCCAATGATGAAGCAAGCACTTTATGAATGGTTTGTTTCTTATGAGAATGAAGTTGACTTAAATGGGGAATTGATTAAACAGAAAGCAAAGGATTTCTTATTTAAGTTTTATCCAGATGCTAAGGCTTTTGAATTTTCTAATGGATGGCTTCAAAGCTTCAAGAAACGTCATGGAATTAAATTGTTTCGGAAGCGCAAGGAAAGGGGATCCCTTGATATGGTGCAACTTGAAACAGAGCTTCCTCGTATCCATGAAGTGCTTGATCAGTACAATTGGGATGACATTTATAATATGGATCAGACTGGATTATTTTACCGCATGCAG GCAGACAGTCTTTTAGCCACTAAACAACTCGAGGGCAGAAAAGCAATCAGGGAACGTATCACAGTTGTTGCATGCTGA
- the LOC122070847 gene encoding CENP-B homolog protein 2-like isoform X2: MEIVNHRIASSTMDVAVRIALCKKKADEPNLTQSDLLKWLQDVYNIKVTQSTISNTLKKSRELLDKDIGRPCPTMDYRIRIALCKKKAEEPNLTQHDLLKWLHEVYNIKVTQDAKAFEFSNGWLQSFKKRHGIKLFRKRKERGSLDMVQLETELPRIHEVLDQYNWDDIYNMDQTGLFYRMQADSLLATKQLEGRKAIRERITVVAC; this comes from the exons ATGGAAATCGTCAACCATAGAATTGCATCATCAACTATGGATGTTGCGGTTCGGATTGCCTTATGCAAGAAGAAGGCTGATGAACCAAATCTTACTCAATCTGATCTTCTGAAATGGCTTCAAGATGTTTACAATATAAAGGTGACCCAAAGTACAATTTCCAATACTCTTAAAAAATCAAGGGAGCTTTTAGACAAAGACATTGGTCGTCCATGTCCAACTATGGATTACAGGATTCGGATCGCCTTGTGCAAGAAGAAAGCTGAAGAACCGAATCTTACCCAACATGACCTTCTTAAGTGGCTCCATGAAGTGTACAATATCAAGGTCACCCAAG ATGCTAAGGCTTTTGAATTTTCTAATGGATGGCTTCAAAGCTTCAAGAAACGTCATGGAATTAAATTGTTTCGGAAGCGCAAGGAAAGGGGATCCCTTGATATGGTGCAACTTGAAACAGAGCTTCCTCGTATCCATGAAGTGCTTGATCAGTACAATTGGGATGACATTTATAATATGGATCAGACTGGATTATTTTACCGCATGCAG GCAGACAGTCTTTTAGCCACTAAACAACTCGAGGGCAGAAAAGCAATCAGGGAACGTATCACAGTTGTTGCATGCTGA